The window AAGAGGTCTCACCCCATCATGTATTATTACGATACTGTTTCTGTCATCTACTAACTTGAGACCATTATAAACAGAATCCTGCCTCTCTTTGCCACCAACAGCTATTTTTTTTATTTTTTTAATCCCGTATCGTTTGAATATTTCTCTACCTTTATCCATGTCTTCTTTTTTAAGCACAGGGATTATCTCTTTTATCGCAGGAATCGCTTCCATAATTTCAAGCGGCCATATGAGAAGAGGTTTGCCTCCGAGTTTCAGAAATGGCTTATTTAACCCCTGGCCAAACCTCTTACCCAGACCGGCAGCCGGGACAACTGCAATTAAGTGTTTTGCATTCCTTTTCACACCTTATTTCGCTACCCTTAATTCTTCTCTCTCATAATCATCCTTGAGTTTTGAAAATATCATCCTGCCGGCTGTTGTTTGTAATACACTTGTAACAGTAACATCTGCGTTTTTTCCGATCAATCTTCTGCCATTTTCAATAACAACCATCGTGCCATCATCAAGATATGCAACTCCTTGATTATATTCCTTCCCCTCTTTCAATACAAAAATCCTCATTGTCTCACCTGGTAAAACAACAGGTTTTAATGAATTAGCCAGCTCATTGATATTAAGAACGGATACCCCCTGAAGCTCAGCAACCTTGTTAAGATTAAAATCATTCGTAACTACCTTTGCATGTAACAACTTTGATAAAGCAACAAGCTTTGCATCAACTTCTTTAATATTCGGAAAATCTTCATCAACTATTTTTACTGTAATATTTGACATCTTCTGCATTTTATGGAGTATATCAAGTCCGCGTCTTCCTCTGGCGCGTTTCATTGGCTCAGAAGAATCTGCTATATGTTGTAACTCCTGAAGAACAAACTGTGGAATAATAAACCCTCCTTCAAGGAAACCAGTCTCACATACGTCTGCAATCCGTCCATCTATAATAACACTCGTATCAAGAACTTTAAGATTTTCTTGAAGGATACCTCTTCCTCTGAAAATCCTCAAAATCTCTGATATTGAAAGTGCCTTTCCTCTGCTGAGGCCGAGTAGTAAACCACCATAACCAAAAATAGCCATTAACCCAAAGTATAGAATTCCTGCATCCTCTTTTAAAAATATTTTAAGAGGAAGCATGAGAAGATAAGCAAATAATAAGCCACCTGTGATACCTGTTAATCCTCCTATCAATACCCCTAATTCAATTTTTCTGAAGACTATTTCAGTTATTAATGCGAAGAGACCTAAGAATGTACCAATCAGGATACCATAGTTACCGTAATTATATTTAAGACCTATGATATATCCTGAAATTGAAAACAGCAATAAAACAATTAACCTTATAATTAACAACCCTAATCACCTCCTTTCATTTATTGATAATATCCTTTTAAATATGAAAATGCAAAAAATCCTCACTGAAGAAGTAAATGGGGGAAAATTACAGGGGTATGATTTTATTAAGACGCCTTAAGAATAACATAAAATTTGTTACCACCTCTGTTGATAAAAAGAAGAACTGAGTCATTATCTTTCACTGTTCCAGCAACTCTGTTGAAGTCTTCAAGATTATTTATCTCTCTTTTATTTATCTCTTTAATAATATCCCCTTTTTTAATCTCTGCCTCATCAGCAGGACTTCCGCGTTCTACCCTGACTACCACCACTCCTTTCTCATCTTTATTAAAACCGAGTTGCCTTAGCATTTCCCTTGTTAGATCCATAACAGTAATTCCTGAAAGCACCTGTGTTTCTGAAGTATCTGACTCGCTATCTTCTTTAATTGCAGCAATTTCCCTCGGCAACTCCATAATTAACACATTTAAAGTTAATTCCCTGCCTGATCGGATAATTTTCAAAGTAATCTCATTGCCAGTTTTACTCTGTGCAACCATATTCCTCAGACTACTTACATCTCTTACGTCCTTTCCGTTAAACTCAACAATAATATCACCCCGCTTTATTCCAGCTTTGGCAGCAGGGCTATCTTTCATTACATCACTTACAAGTGCACCCTTTGTGCTTTTTAATCCGAATTTCTGAGATAATTCAGGCGTAAGTTCTTGAATAGTCACTCCTATCCATCCTCTAACTACTTTTCCTTTTTGTATCAATTGGTCCATAACAAGTTTTACCATATTGCTTGGCACAGCAAATCCAATCCCCTGATAACCACCGGTCCGCGAAAATATAGCGGTATTTATACCAATCATTTCTCCTTTAATATTCACAAGAGGCCCGCCAGAATTCCCCGGGTTTATTGCAGCATCAGTCTGAATAAAGTCTTCATAATCAGCAATCCCGACATTTGCCCTTCCAACTGCACTGATGATACCCATGGTAACTGTATGGCTAAGACCATAAGGGTTACCTATAGCAAGAACAAATTCACCAACCTGGAGATTATCAGAATCTCCAAGAGATAAGGTAGGAAGATTATTTGCATCTATCTTTACAATGGCAATATCTGTTTTTGGATCAGCACCAATAATAGTACCTTTGAATGTCCTCTTGTCCAGCAAGGTCACTCGTATTTCATCTGCCTTTTCAACAACATGATTATTTGTGATTATATACCCATCAGAAGAAATCACTACTCCTGAACCAAGACTTCTTTCTTTCCATTTCTTTGGGACAGTAAATTCATGAAATGGATCAAAAAAGTCAAAGAATGGATCTTCAAAAAATCTATTTGTTTCTCGTCTTATTGTCTTTGTTGTGGATATGTTAACAACAGCCGGTGAAACTGCATTTACAATATCTGAAAATGCCCTCCCTGTCTCCATCATCTGTTGTGGAACGCTTGGCGTATGTGTATAAGGCACATTCGTATATCTGCCTGTAAACTTTCCAAGTGCGTAAAAAGATATGCCTCCTAACAGAAAAGCAATCATTAGAATAGCTATTAAAAATATGACCTTTTTTCTCATATATTAAATTATAATAATCAACTCGGAATATTGTAAAGTATAACACCTTGACCAAATAAGCTATATTGTGCTAATTTTCAAATCTGGATTCTGTTTATTTCCAAAATAAAGCAATCTGCTTTTCAGGAGGGATTTAATGCTTAAACGTTATCTTTTAGCACCTGGACCAACACCAGTTCCATCTGAGGTTCTTCTCTCAATGGCAGCACCAATAATACATCACCGTTCACCAGACTTTCTACCCGTACTTGATGCAGCAAAGAAAGGACTACAGTGGTTATACCAGACAAAAAACGATGTGCTCATCTTATGTTCAACAGGCACTGGAGGAATGGTTGGAGCAGTAAATAATTTTTTTAATAAAGGAGATTCAGTTCTTGTAATAAACGGCGGTAAATTCGGTGAGAGATGGACAAAGATATGCCAGTCTTATGGACTTAAGGTTGATGAATTAATAGTCGAGTGGGGATATTCAGTAAAGCCTGAGGCAGTAGAGGAACGGCTCAGAAAAAATAAGAAAATAAAAGGTGTTTTTGTCCAGGCTTCTGAAACATCAACAGGTGTTTATCATGATATAGAGGCACTCAGTAAAATAGTCAGAAAAAATGATGATACATTATTTATTGTAGATGCTATAAGCGCACTTGTTGCTCATGACCTAAGAACAGATGAGTGGGGAATTGACATTATGGTAGGAGGGTCACAAAAGGGTGTAATGCTGCCTCCAGGCATAGCATTTGTCAGTGTTAGTGAAAAAGCATGGGCTAAAGCAGAAACTTCAAAAATGCCCAGATTTTATTTTAATTTTAAAAAAGAGAGAGAAAATCTTTCTAAAAATCAGACTAACTTTACATCTCCTGTTACATTGATCGTTGGACTAAATGAAAGCCTGAAAATATTGCAGTCCGAGGGATTACAGAACATCTTTAATAGACATTCAACGCTTGCGAATGCTATGAGAAGGGCAGTTCTTGCACTCGGATTGGAACTTTATCCAAAAGAATCACCTTCGAATGCAGTAACTGCTATAGAAGCACCTAAGGGGATAGATGGTCAGGCTGTGTATAAAAATCTCAGAGAAAAATATGGTATTACAGCAGCAGGGGGACAGGATAAGGCAAAAGGCAAAATTTTCAGAATAGCTCATTTAGGATATGCTGATAGATTTGACATTATAACAGCTATTGCAGGAATCGAAATGGTATTGAAAGGCATGGGCTATCCTGTTAAACTTGGGACCGGTGTATCTGTTGCTCAAGAACTTCTCATGGTTAAGGAGGATTAATGAAGGTACTGATCAGTGACAATATCTCACCAAAGTGTATTGAAATACTTCAGAAATCCGGCATTGATGTTACTGTAAAAACTGGGATGACACAAGATGAACTGAAAAACTGCATCGGCGAATACCAAGGACTCATAATAAGATCAGCAACCAGGGTAACTGCTGATATTATCGATAATGCAAAAAATTTAAAAGTAATCGGAAGGGCTGGGTCGGGTCTGGATAATGTTGATCGGGTTGCAGCTACAAAAAAAGGTATAGTCGTGATGAATACTCCAGGCGGGAATACCATAACCACAGCAGAACATACGATTGCGCTTATGGTAGCACTTGCGAGAATGATACCGCAGGCAACAATATCAATGAAATCGGGCAAGTGGGAGAAGAAAAAATTCATGGGTGTTGAATTATACAATAAAACATTAGGAATTATCGGTATCGGTAATATAGGCAGTCAGGTGGCAAAAAGAATGCAATCTTTCTCAATGAATGTAATTTCATATGATCCCTTCCTGAGTGAAGAAAAGGCAACAACTATGGGTGTTGAAAAGGTAGGACTTGAAGAATTATTCAGACGCTCTGATTTCATAACAGTTCATACTCCTCTAACTCCGGAAACAAAATATCTAATTAATAAAGATACGATAAAAATGATGAAAACTGGAGTTCGAATAATCAACTGTGCAAGAGGTGGCATTATTAATGAAAAAGACCTCTATGATGCACTTGTGGAAGGTAAAGTTGCCGGTGCTGCTCTTGACGTATTTGAGAAAGAACCACCGGAAAACAATCCTCTCCTTACTCTTGATAATGTCATTACTACTCCTCATCTTGGTGCATCAACAAAAGAGGCACAAGAAAATGTTGCAATTGCTATTGCTGAACAGATAGTTGATTATCTCGTTTTCAATACTATAAGAAACGCAGTGAATTTCCCATCTATCCCATCTGACCAGATAGCAAGGTTACAACCATATATAAATCTTGCTGAGAAACTCGGCGGTTTCTCTTCACAGATATTTGAAGGTGGTGTTACGGAGATAACAATCGAATATCATGGAGATGCATCTTCTATAAACACAGCGCCTGTATCAATAGCAGCAGTCAAGGGATTTCTTGCACCGATTCTTGAAGAAACGGTTAATTTCGTAAATGCTCTTGTTATTGCAAAGGAGCGCGGGATTGAAGTAAAGGAGACAAAGTCCACAGATGAAGGTGATTATCAGAGTATGGTTGCAATGAGGCTGAAAGCAAAAGACAAGGAGAGTTATGTTGCTGGTACTCTTTTCAGTAAAAGGGACCCTCGTATTGTGATGATTGATAACTTCAAGGTAGAGATCATCCCTGATGGGGAATTATTGTTTATGTTCAATAATGATAAACCAGGTGTAATAGGTAATATCGGAAAAATTCTTGGAGATAATGCTATCAATATAGCAAGAATGCACTTTGGTAGGGAAACGCCGGGTGGCACTGCTATTTCTGTTGTTACAATTGATACCCCTGCTTCACCTGAAATTATAGATAAGATTAAAAGACTTCCGAATATTCTTTCAATCAAACAAATAAGTCTATAAAGAGAGGTTATATAAAATGCCTAATGTTATAGTTGTAGGATTACAATGGGGAGACGAAGG of the Nitrospirota bacterium genome contains:
- a CDS encoding phosphoglycerate dehydrogenase, producing MKVLISDNISPKCIEILQKSGIDVTVKTGMTQDELKNCIGEYQGLIIRSATRVTADIIDNAKNLKVIGRAGSGLDNVDRVAATKKGIVVMNTPGGNTITTAEHTIALMVALARMIPQATISMKSGKWEKKKFMGVELYNKTLGIIGIGNIGSQVAKRMQSFSMNVISYDPFLSEEKATTMGVEKVGLEELFRRSDFITVHTPLTPETKYLINKDTIKMMKTGVRIINCARGGIINEKDLYDALVEGKVAGAALDVFEKEPPENNPLLTLDNVITTPHLGASTKEAQENVAIAIAEQIVDYLVFNTIRNAVNFPSIPSDQIARLQPYINLAEKLGGFSSQIFEGGVTEITIEYHGDASSINTAPVSIAAVKGFLAPILEETVNFVNALVIAKERGIEVKETKSTDEGDYQSMVAMRLKAKDKESYVAGTLFSKRDPRIVMIDNFKVEIIPDGELLFMFNNDKPGVIGNIGKILGDNAINIARMHFGRETPGGTAISVVTIDTPASPEIIDKIKRLPNILSIKQISL
- a CDS encoding alanine--glyoxylate aminotransferase family protein, whose translation is MLKRYLLAPGPTPVPSEVLLSMAAPIIHHRSPDFLPVLDAAKKGLQWLYQTKNDVLILCSTGTGGMVGAVNNFFNKGDSVLVINGGKFGERWTKICQSYGLKVDELIVEWGYSVKPEAVEERLRKNKKIKGVFVQASETSTGVYHDIEALSKIVRKNDDTLFIVDAISALVAHDLRTDEWGIDIMVGGSQKGVMLPPGIAFVSVSEKAWAKAETSKMPRFYFNFKKERENLSKNQTNFTSPVTLIVGLNESLKILQSEGLQNIFNRHSTLANAMRRAVLALGLELYPKESPSNAVTAIEAPKGIDGQAVYKNLREKYGITAAGGQDKAKGKIFRIAHLGYADRFDIITAIAGIEMVLKGMGYPVKLGTGVSVAQELLMVKED
- a CDS encoding DegQ family serine endoprotease — its product is MRKKVIFLIAILMIAFLLGGISFYALGKFTGRYTNVPYTHTPSVPQQMMETGRAFSDIVNAVSPAVVNISTTKTIRRETNRFFEDPFFDFFDPFHEFTVPKKWKERSLGSGVVISSDGYIITNNHVVEKADEIRVTLLDKRTFKGTIIGADPKTDIAIVKIDANNLPTLSLGDSDNLQVGEFVLAIGNPYGLSHTVTMGIISAVGRANVGIADYEDFIQTDAAINPGNSGGPLVNIKGEMIGINTAIFSRTGGYQGIGFAVPSNMVKLVMDQLIQKGKVVRGWIGVTIQELTPELSQKFGLKSTKGALVSDVMKDSPAAKAGIKRGDIIVEFNGKDVRDVSSLRNMVAQSKTGNEITLKIIRSGRELTLNVLIMELPREIAAIKEDSESDTSETQVLSGITVMDLTREMLRQLGFNKDEKGVVVVRVERGSPADEAEIKKGDIIKEINKREINNLEDFNRVAGTVKDNDSVLLFINRGGNKFYVILKAS
- a CDS encoding TRAM domain-containing protein: MLPLKIFLKEDAGILYFGLMAIFGYGGLLLGLSRGKALSISEILRIFRGRGILQENLKVLDTSVIIDGRIADVCETGFLEGGFIIPQFVLQELQHIADSSEPMKRARGRRGLDILHKMQKMSNITVKIVDEDFPNIKEVDAKLVALSKLLHAKVVTNDFNLNKVAELQGVSVLNINELANSLKPVVLPGETMRIFVLKEGKEYNQGVAYLDDGTMVVIENGRRLIGKNADVTVTSVLQTTAGRMIFSKLKDDYEREELRVAK